In the Advenella kashmirensis WT001 genome, one interval contains:
- a CDS encoding DsrE family protein produces MTDMIRKISLLIIGATCVLASSVALAKDKVVYHIDNAEQQALKALRNIRNQMDFNPDTDLKVVMHSEGVDMMMTDYKDSASTAPLIAALAARNVAFEVCEITIKRRKLDKDKFMLEADFTPSGVVRLTQLQNQGYAYIKP; encoded by the coding sequence ATGACGGATATGATCAGGAAAATTTCACTTTTAATCATCGGCGCCACGTGTGTTCTGGCCTCCAGCGTGGCGCTAGCCAAGGACAAGGTTGTTTACCATATAGACAATGCGGAACAACAGGCGCTCAAGGCTCTGCGCAATATTCGTAATCAAATGGACTTCAATCCCGATACGGATTTGAAAGTGGTCATGCATTCGGAAGGCGTAGATATGATGATGACGGACTATAAAGATTCTGCCAGTACCGCTCCCCTTATTGCGGCGCTGGCGGCAAGAAACGTCGCGTTTGAAGTGTGTGAAATTACGATCAAACGCAGAAAACTGGACAAGGATAAATTCATGCTGGAAGCTGACTTTACCCCATCCGGCGTTGTGCGTCTGACCCAATTGCAGAACCAGGGCTACGCTTACATAAAGCCTTGA